A stretch of Arachis hypogaea cultivar Tifrunner chromosome 15, arahy.Tifrunner.gnm2.J5K5, whole genome shotgun sequence DNA encodes these proteins:
- the LOC112750226 gene encoding protein GAMETE CELL DEFECTIVE 1, mitochondrial: protein MQAFRRFATSIYLSKPKQLNAASFTVAAKPYLKLSDEVPATRFWSSGRDSGNGEDEWNEAWESAWLPEDLTPKSRAPWETDVNFGSPSTSLPESSSTAVSDGVAVAEIETHADAETKAFVEEMNENWEVRRKKGSKEKEKVQNGAVYSVENMKKDYRLRKQRVHAGLWVKEIEKLEEAKLGDHIGSGGGDDIQRLLDSCSDIFDSGNNDLNNTEVPTSEFKNMPDGWETISKSQDGNIWEMSQREEDILLQEFERRIAYSKFQIASFIKTHIFSRRRPIDGWKYMIEVVGPNAKKGKGSVSRVPSLADPSTQPFKKTLVDKSYIPLERR, encoded by the exons atgcaaGCGTTTCGAAGATTCGCAACCTCTATCTACTTGTCGAAACCGAAGCAATTAAACGCAGCGTCGTTCACGGTTGCCGCCAAACCCTATCTCAAACTTTCCGACGAGGTTCCCGCGACCAGGTTCTGGTCGTCGGGGCGCGATTCCGGCAACGGCGAAGATGAATGGAACGAGGCGTGGGAGTCAGCGTGGCTTCCGGAGGATCTCACGCCCAAGTCTCGCGCGCCATGGGAGACCGACGTTAACTTTGGTTCCCCCTCCACGTCCTTGCCGGAGTCTTCCTCCACCGCCGTTTCCGACGGGGTTGCGGTGGCGGAGATCGAAACTCATGCTGACGCGGAGACGAAGGCGTTCGTGGAGGAGATGAACGAGAATTGGGAGGTTAGGAGAAAGAAGGGAtcgaaggagaaagagaaggtgcAAAATGGTGCCGTTTATAGCGTGGAGAATATGAAGAAGGATTACCGGTTGAGGAAGCAAAGGGTGCACGCTGGGCTGTGGGTTAAGGAGATTGAGAAGCTCGAGGAGGCTAAGTTGGGGGATCACATCGGCAGCGGCGGCGGCGATGACATTCAGAGATTGCTTGACAGCTGCTCGGA CATCTTCGACTCTGGCAACAATGATCTGAACAACACAGAAGTTCCAACTTCTGAGTTCAAAAACATGCCTGATGGGTGGGAAACAATATCTAAATCTCAAGATGGAAACATATGGGAGATGTCCCAGAGAGAAGAGGATATACTTCTCCAGGAATTTGAGCGTCGAATTGCTTATAGCAAGTTTCAG ATCGCTAGTTTTATCAAGACTCATATATTTAGTCGGAGGAGACCAATTGATGGGTGGAAATATATGATAGAGGTGGTGGGACCAAATGCTAAGAAAGGGAAGGGTAGTGTCTCTAGGGTTCCCAGTCTAGCTGATCCCTCTACTCAACCGTTCAAGAAGACCCTTGTTGACAAGAGTTACATTCCCCTTGAGAGAAGGTAG